The proteins below are encoded in one region of Knoellia sp. S7-12:
- a CDS encoding M50 family metallopeptidase, whose amino-acid sequence MDVGTELTSRLGAATPGLHPSALTTAVIAALAVVLIPTVWLQLRIAVTLVHELGHAIVGTAFGRRFSGFVVRGDMSGHAVTVGPARGVGRIATTWAGYPMPALVGLLMIWSATTGYAAALLFACLVTLVVVLVFVRSAGTLITVAAAGAGIGALWWWRHDEVQALAVLTTGFVLLIGAWRHLGALTSSHGRRDRGSDAAVLRQLTGIPAALWIGTFVAVLGAATWGATRLVLDLA is encoded by the coding sequence ATGGACGTCGGCACCGAACTCACCTCGCGCCTCGGCGCAGCCACGCCCGGACTGCACCCCAGCGCCCTGACCACGGCCGTCATCGCAGCCCTCGCCGTCGTGCTCATCCCCACCGTGTGGCTGCAACTGCGGATCGCGGTCACCCTCGTCCACGAGCTCGGCCACGCCATCGTCGGCACCGCATTCGGCCGCCGCTTCTCCGGCTTCGTCGTCCGCGGCGACATGTCCGGCCACGCAGTCACCGTCGGCCCGGCCCGTGGGGTCGGTCGCATCGCGACGACGTGGGCTGGCTATCCGATGCCGGCTCTCGTCGGTCTCCTCATGATCTGGTCGGCAACCACGGGGTATGCCGCCGCGCTCCTGTTCGCGTGCCTCGTCACCCTGGTCGTCGTGCTGGTTTTCGTGCGCTCCGCCGGGACCCTCATCACCGTCGCAGCCGCCGGGGCCGGCATCGGCGCCCTGTGGTGGTGGCGCCACGACGAGGTCCAGGCGCTCGCCGTCCTGACGACCGGCTTCGTCCTGCTCATCGGTGCCTGGCGTCACCTCGGAGCCCTCACCTCGTCACACGGTCGGCGCGACCGTGGAAGTGACGCGGCAGTGCTGAGGCAACTGACCGGCATACCTGCGGCCTTGTGGATCGGCACCTTCGTCGCAGTCCTCGGAGCGGCCACGTGGGGCGCCACGCGTCTCGTCCTCGACCTCGCCTGA
- a CDS encoding NAD(P)-dependent oxidoreductase yields the protein MSKLSVGFVGLGVMGQPIALNLVRAGQPLLVWNRTADRTRALANEGARVAETSAEVFARSSVVILMLANAEAVDEVLGRGDPVFGVRVANRLIVSMGTTSPAYSAGLEADIRAHGGRYVEAPVSGSRTTAEAGQLVGMLAGEAEGVQVAQPLLQSLCRDVAVCGPVPHALLMKLAVNTFLITQVTGLAESFHLAKQQGLDLEQLVRVLDAGPMASTTMRLKASMMLADDFPVQASIKDVSMNTRLITEAADESGIQVPLMDACHALFTEASALGLGAEDMAVVLKALEAREAREAREARASGPVSDPQQ from the coding sequence ATGAGCAAGCTGTCCGTGGGATTCGTCGGGCTCGGAGTGATGGGTCAGCCCATCGCGCTGAATCTGGTGCGAGCGGGTCAGCCACTGCTCGTCTGGAACCGGACGGCTGACCGGACCCGAGCACTGGCCAACGAAGGCGCCCGGGTGGCCGAGACCTCGGCAGAGGTCTTTGCGCGTTCGTCAGTAGTCATCCTGATGCTTGCCAACGCTGAGGCCGTTGACGAGGTCCTTGGGCGCGGAGACCCGGTATTCGGGGTGCGGGTCGCGAACCGTCTCATCGTCTCGATGGGGACGACGTCACCGGCGTACTCCGCGGGACTCGAAGCCGACATCCGCGCGCATGGTGGACGCTACGTCGAGGCGCCGGTGTCAGGGTCGCGAACCACCGCCGAAGCCGGTCAACTGGTGGGAATGCTCGCGGGAGAAGCCGAGGGGGTCCAGGTCGCCCAACCGCTCCTGCAGTCACTGTGCCGCGACGTGGCGGTGTGCGGGCCCGTTCCACACGCGTTGCTCATGAAGCTTGCCGTCAACACGTTCCTGATCACGCAGGTCACTGGGCTCGCGGAGTCGTTCCACCTCGCCAAGCAACAGGGGCTTGATCTCGAACAGCTGGTGCGCGTGTTGGACGCCGGCCCCATGGCCAGCACCACGATGCGGCTGAAGGCGTCGATGATGCTCGCGGACGACTTCCCGGTGCAGGCGTCCATCAAGGACGTGTCGATGAACACGCGGCTGATCACCGAGGCGGCCGACGAGTCGGGGATCCAGGTCCCGCTCATGGACGCGTGCCACGCGCTTTTCACCGAGGCGTCCGCGCTCGGACTGGGAGCGGAGGACATGGCGGTGGTCCTCAAGGCGCTCGAGGCCCGCGAGGCCCGCGAGGCCCGCGAGGCCCGAGCAAGCGGACCGGTCAGCGACCCTCAGCAATGA
- a CDS encoding SRPBCC domain-containing protein has product MDVEAREFGTLEREIRIDATPEVVFEVISQPEHIREWWSDDASLEAAVPGAVGVLVWADRDQPSPIVVVACDPPRTFSFRWISPDGELPAEGNSLLVTFALESSPPGTVLHLTETGFREKGWEAAVLEQAFHDHENGWDLFLPQLRDHAAKVASSR; this is encoded by the coding sequence ATGGATGTCGAGGCACGCGAGTTCGGAACGCTCGAGCGCGAGATCCGCATCGACGCGACCCCCGAGGTGGTCTTCGAGGTCATCAGCCAGCCCGAACACATCCGCGAGTGGTGGTCCGACGACGCCTCGCTCGAGGCAGCTGTCCCCGGAGCGGTCGGCGTGCTCGTCTGGGCAGACCGCGACCAGCCGAGCCCCATCGTCGTCGTGGCCTGCGACCCGCCGCGCACCTTCTCGTTCCGCTGGATCTCACCCGATGGCGAGCTGCCGGCCGAGGGTAACTCGCTGCTCGTGACGTTCGCTCTGGAGTCGTCGCCTCCCGGCACGGTGCTGCACCTGACCGAGACCGGATTCCGCGAGAAGGGTTGGGAGGCAGCGGTTCTCGAGCAGGCGTTCCATGACCACGAGAACGGTTGGGACCTGTTCCTACCCCAGCTGCGGGACCATGCCGCCAAGGTGGCCTCGTCGCGATGA
- a CDS encoding GntR family transcriptional regulator yields the protein MTPRASTSAPSTKADRVRLAVLDDIMSGTLTPGTPLDEVVLAQQHSVSRTPVREALRRLQSDGLLQTGARRQLLVVDVSPEHRREITTLRVALEGAAAVAACELRDEDDLDRLGLLLLKQLRCAEADDAETFLRLDEEFHLALAEVARMPTLSRMLAQLGAFVRLGRLGEPTDSQHMLGLVREHEELVSLLTLRKAAKLRTTLATHIEQTTPRASA from the coding sequence GTGACCCCCAGGGCTTCGACCTCCGCGCCTTCGACCAAGGCCGATCGCGTGCGGCTGGCGGTGCTCGACGACATCATGTCGGGCACCCTCACGCCCGGGACACCTCTCGACGAGGTGGTGTTGGCGCAGCAGCACTCGGTGTCCCGCACCCCCGTCCGCGAGGCCCTGCGCCGTCTGCAGAGCGACGGGCTGTTGCAGACCGGGGCGCGTCGCCAACTGCTCGTCGTCGACGTGTCACCGGAGCACCGGCGCGAGATCACGACGCTGCGGGTCGCCCTCGAGGGAGCCGCAGCAGTGGCGGCCTGCGAGTTGCGCGATGAGGACGACCTCGACCGTCTGGGCCTCCTGCTCCTCAAGCAGCTGCGCTGTGCCGAGGCCGACGATGCGGAAACCTTCCTCCGGCTCGACGAGGAGTTCCACCTGGCATTGGCCGAGGTGGCGCGCATGCCGACCCTGTCCCGGATGCTCGCGCAGCTGGGCGCCTTCGTCCGGCTCGGGCGGCTGGGTGAGCCGACCGACAGTCAGCACATGCTCGGGCTCGTGCGTGAACACGAAGAGCTCGTGTCGCTGTTGACGCTGCGCAAGGCGGCAAAGCTGCGAACCACCCTCGCCACCCACATCGAGCAGACGACCCCCCGCGCGTCAGCCTGA
- a CDS encoding methyltransferase domain-containing protein has product MTFDMAGAGEAYGRFMGRYSEPLAPVFADWVGVRRGERVLDVGCGPGALSGVLIDRVGVGRVVAVDPSEPFVESIHGRFPDLEVHRSPAEQLPFTDAHFDQTLAQLVVHFMQDPLTGMAEMARVTRRGGTVAACVWDLAGNRSPLSHFWAAVRRLDPHATDESWAFGAREGQLAELATDAGLADVESSELAVTVSHSSFDEWWEPYTLGIGPAGDHVASLDAAGRDALREECRRTLPGGAFEVTAVAWAVRAHA; this is encoded by the coding sequence GTGACCTTCGACATGGCAGGTGCAGGCGAGGCCTATGGCAGGTTCATGGGTCGCTACTCCGAGCCGCTGGCACCGGTATTCGCCGATTGGGTCGGGGTGCGGCGCGGTGAGCGCGTCCTCGATGTCGGCTGTGGTCCGGGCGCGCTCAGCGGCGTGCTCATCGACCGCGTCGGCGTCGGCCGCGTTGTCGCAGTGGATCCGTCAGAGCCGTTCGTCGAGTCGATCCATGGCCGCTTCCCGGACCTCGAAGTGCACCGCTCGCCCGCCGAGCAGTTGCCGTTCACCGATGCCCACTTCGACCAGACGCTCGCTCAGCTCGTCGTGCACTTCATGCAGGACCCACTGACGGGCATGGCCGAGATGGCTCGCGTGACGCGACGCGGCGGCACGGTCGCGGCCTGCGTCTGGGACCTTGCCGGCAACCGATCCCCACTCAGCCACTTCTGGGCAGCCGTGCGGCGCCTCGATCCCCACGCGACCGACGAGTCCTGGGCCTTCGGTGCCCGGGAAGGTCAGCTGGCCGAGCTTGCCACCGACGCGGGCCTCGCGGACGTGGAGTCGTCTGAGCTCGCGGTCACGGTGTCGCACTCCAGCTTCGACGAGTGGTGGGAGCCCTACACGTTGGGCATCGGTCCGGCGGGCGACCATGTCGCGTCCCTGGATGCGGCGGGGCGCGATGCCCTGCGCGAGGAGTGTCGACGGACTCTCCCCGGTGGCGCGTTCGAGGTCACGGCCGTCGCCTGGGCCGTTCGCGCGCACGCCTGA
- a CDS encoding GMC oxidoreductase: protein MPGTHVPRRTLLAGAASIGALTALPQPAHANPLPDGSARVNLLDRASHLLHRTAVPELFRAAPDVPSHSEVLVIGSGFGAAVAALRLGQAGAQVSMLERGSRWPRDPWRRIHAGDTVPDGRAFWHQRSFTGVTGIPVPSDNFGGVFDDVHYDNIRVWRGACVGGGSIVFTGVLLEPPKQYFEHVFGSTVSQPEMHKEWYPKARQMLKASPMPADIYRSSPFGHSRVWDEHARVAGYATERLDGIWDWDVVRAEIQGRSRKSAVIGESNYGNANGAKFDLTLNYLPQAEATGKVRIHHGHVVERIGRNAAGRYTVEVRVVTAAGDTVRRRTVTCARLVLGAGSVGTSELLVRAQAEGTLPRLDDSVGEGWGTNGDGGLVRSPALSAGLVQGSPSASSLLDDNDGLPTRLENWYSLGLQLNAATLPSLGMVMDPNRGTFRYDSTKDDVLLDFHVDGNLEAEKAMRRVHDTLAEANGVGTGFPLLGIPDVQTQFTAHPLGGAVLGQTTDGYGRVKGYEGLYVLDAAAIPGSTATANPTLTIVALAERNIARIIAEGR, encoded by the coding sequence ATGCCTGGCACACACGTTCCCCGTCGCACTTTGCTCGCTGGCGCAGCCAGCATTGGAGCCCTGACGGCGCTGCCGCAGCCGGCTCATGCCAACCCTTTGCCGGACGGCTCAGCCAGGGTGAATCTCCTCGACCGGGCCTCGCATCTGCTCCACAGGACGGCGGTCCCCGAGCTCTTCCGGGCTGCCCCTGACGTGCCCAGCCACTCCGAGGTGCTCGTCATCGGCAGCGGCTTCGGCGCGGCGGTCGCTGCCCTGCGGTTGGGTCAGGCCGGCGCCCAGGTCTCCATGCTCGAACGCGGGTCGCGTTGGCCGCGGGACCCGTGGCGCCGCATCCACGCTGGCGACACGGTGCCCGATGGTCGAGCGTTCTGGCACCAACGCAGCTTCACCGGCGTCACGGGCATCCCGGTCCCGTCCGACAACTTCGGCGGGGTCTTCGACGACGTCCACTACGACAACATCCGGGTGTGGCGAGGCGCGTGCGTCGGCGGTGGGTCGATCGTCTTCACCGGTGTGCTGCTCGAGCCGCCGAAGCAATACTTCGAGCACGTCTTCGGGTCCACCGTCTCCCAACCCGAGATGCACAAAGAGTGGTATCCGAAGGCGCGGCAGATGCTCAAGGCGTCGCCCATGCCAGCAGACATCTATCGCAGCAGCCCGTTCGGGCACTCCCGAGTCTGGGACGAGCACGCACGTGTCGCTGGCTATGCCACCGAGCGCCTCGACGGCATCTGGGACTGGGACGTCGTCCGTGCCGAGATCCAGGGCCGCAGCCGCAAGTCGGCAGTCATCGGGGAGAGCAACTACGGCAACGCCAACGGCGCCAAGTTCGACCTGACCCTCAACTACCTTCCGCAGGCCGAAGCCACCGGCAAGGTCCGCATCCATCACGGTCACGTCGTGGAGCGCATCGGCCGCAATGCTGCCGGCAGATACACCGTCGAGGTCCGCGTCGTCACCGCCGCGGGCGACACCGTCCGCCGCCGGACCGTGACCTGCGCCCGGCTCGTCCTGGGAGCAGGATCGGTCGGGACCTCGGAGCTTCTCGTGCGCGCGCAGGCCGAGGGCACGCTCCCCCGACTCGACGACAGTGTCGGCGAGGGGTGGGGCACGAACGGGGACGGCGGCCTGGTGCGGTCCCCCGCGCTGTCGGCCGGGCTCGTCCAGGGGTCACCGTCGGCGAGCTCGCTCCTCGACGACAACGATGGACTGCCCACGCGCCTGGAGAACTGGTACAGCCTCGGCCTCCAGCTCAATGCCGCGACCCTGCCCTCGCTCGGCATGGTCATGGACCCGAACCGTGGCACGTTCCGCTACGACTCGACCAAGGATGACGTCCTCCTCGACTTCCACGTCGACGGCAACCTGGAGGCCGAGAAGGCGATGCGGCGCGTCCACGACACACTCGCCGAGGCCAACGGTGTCGGGACGGGCTTCCCACTCCTGGGCATCCCCGACGTCCAGACCCAGTTCACCGCCCACCCGCTCGGTGGCGCCGTGCTCGGCCAGACGACCGATGGCTACGGCCGGGTCAAGGGCTATGAAGGTCTCTATGTCCTCGACGCTGCGGCCATCCCGGGCAGCACGGCCACGGCGAACCCGACCCTGACCATCGTGGCGCTGGCCGAGCGCAACATCGCCCGGATCATTGCTGAGGGTCGCTGA
- a CDS encoding arylamine N-acetyltransferase — protein sequence MTDAPPADPWLTDALDLDAYLARIGVGREAPSREALARLQSAHVRTFTFDNIDVLLGTHPGVSLPAIQEKFVVRGRGGYCFEHASLFAAVLHNLGYAVTRHLGRVGDPELAPRTHLTVMVDLDGERLLCDPGFGRSPLAPIPWVDGADVTTEGWRHGIRKVSDGTGDAWEVLQHNGAEWELMHTIDSLPVRPVDVAMGHHWTSTQPASHFMTSLMCVSHGTDSDGTALIVALTEKAVTIRRPGQPTEHRSITPDDYESLPELIDSLGANLTAQELLALVDVVRRLRSKNPS from the coding sequence GTGACCGACGCACCGCCCGCTGACCCGTGGCTCACCGACGCCCTCGACCTCGACGCCTACCTCGCCCGCATTGGCGTGGGCCGGGAGGCGCCCAGCCGTGAGGCCCTCGCCCGACTCCAGAGCGCGCACGTGCGCACCTTCACCTTCGACAACATCGACGTCCTCCTCGGCACCCATCCCGGCGTGAGCCTGCCGGCGATCCAGGAGAAGTTCGTCGTCCGGGGCCGCGGTGGTTACTGCTTCGAGCACGCCTCACTGTTCGCGGCCGTTCTCCACAACCTGGGGTATGCCGTGACGCGTCACCTTGGCCGCGTGGGCGACCCGGAGCTCGCCCCACGCACCCACCTCACGGTCATGGTCGACCTCGACGGCGAGCGGCTGCTCTGCGACCCGGGCTTCGGTCGGTCCCCGCTCGCCCCGATCCCGTGGGTCGACGGCGCCGACGTGACAACGGAAGGCTGGCGACACGGCATACGCAAGGTTTCCGACGGAACTGGTGACGCGTGGGAAGTGTTGCAGCACAACGGAGCTGAGTGGGAGCTCATGCACACCATCGACTCGTTGCCGGTGCGGCCGGTGGACGTGGCGATGGGTCACCACTGGACGAGCACCCAGCCGGCGAGCCACTTCATGACGTCGCTGATGTGCGTCAGTCACGGCACCGACTCGGACGGCACCGCCCTCATCGTGGCCCTGACCGAGAAGGCCGTGACCATCCGACGCCCGGGACAGCCGACCGAGCATCGGTCCATCACACCCGATGACTACGAGTCCCTGCCGGAGCTCATCGACAGCCTCGGGGCGAACCTCACCGCGCAGGAGTTGCTGGCGCTCGTTGACGTCGTGCGGCGCCTGCGATCGAAGAACCCGTCATGA
- a CDS encoding N(5)-(carboxyethyl)ornithine synthase, which yields MARSAEANSSSLLTLGVMAHSRKENEHRLPIHPDHVDRIDPELRAQIFVEQGYGLPFGVSDETLAGQLGGIRTRAELIAECDIILQPKVQSEDLAELRDGQIVWGWPHCVQDTALTQEAIDRKLTLIAFEAMNHWARDGSFLLHVFHLNNELAGYSSVLHALALSGTTGTYGRRMRAVVIGFGATARGAVTALSAQGIDDVRVLTSRKVAAVASPIHSVQIVHLDHDDDDPSQTCAVTNEGRIPLASYLADNDIVVNCVLQDTSSPWTFLQEKDLGKFRPGSLVVDVSCDEGMGFSWARPTSFEDPTFTVGNNMTYYAVDHTPSYLWNSATWVNSEALLPHLRTVLSGPDAWAKETTIERAVEIQDGEIRNPAILAFQDREETYPYPVNAASLSS from the coding sequence ATGGCAAGAAGCGCTGAGGCCAACTCCAGTTCGCTGCTCACGCTGGGTGTGATGGCGCACTCCCGCAAGGAGAATGAGCACCGGCTCCCGATCCACCCCGACCACGTCGACCGGATCGACCCCGAGCTGCGGGCGCAGATCTTTGTCGAGCAGGGCTACGGCCTGCCGTTCGGTGTCTCCGACGAGACGCTGGCCGGACAGCTCGGTGGGATCCGGACGCGCGCCGAGCTCATCGCCGAATGCGACATCATCCTGCAGCCCAAGGTGCAGTCCGAGGACCTTGCGGAGCTGCGCGACGGGCAGATCGTCTGGGGGTGGCCGCACTGTGTCCAGGACACCGCGCTCACCCAGGAGGCGATCGACCGCAAGCTCACCCTCATCGCCTTCGAGGCCATGAACCACTGGGCTCGTGACGGCAGCTTCCTCCTGCACGTGTTCCACCTCAACAACGAGCTCGCCGGCTACAGCTCGGTGCTGCACGCCCTCGCCCTGTCCGGCACGACCGGCACCTACGGGCGACGGATGCGAGCGGTCGTCATCGGCTTCGGTGCGACGGCTCGTGGCGCGGTGACCGCACTGAGTGCGCAGGGCATCGACGACGTCCGGGTGCTCACGAGCCGCAAGGTCGCCGCGGTCGCGTCGCCGATCCACTCGGTGCAGATCGTCCACCTCGACCATGACGATGACGACCCGTCACAGACCTGTGCCGTGACCAACGAGGGGCGCATCCCGCTCGCGTCCTATCTCGCGGACAACGACATCGTCGTCAACTGCGTGCTGCAGGACACCTCGTCACCGTGGACCTTCCTCCAGGAGAAGGATCTCGGCAAGTTCCGTCCGGGCAGTCTCGTCGTCGACGTGTCGTGCGATGAGGGCATGGGCTTCAGCTGGGCGCGCCCGACGAGCTTCGAGGACCCGACCTTCACCGTCGGCAACAACATGACCTACTACGCCGTCGACCACACGCCGTCCTATCTCTGGAACTCGGCGACGTGGGTCAACAGCGAAGCGTTGCTGCCGCACCTGCGCACGGTCCTGTCCGGTCCTGACGCGTGGGCCAAGGAGACGACGATCGAGCGGGCCGTCGAGATCCAGGACGGCGAGATCCGCAACCCGGCGATCCTCGCCTTCCAGGATCGCGAAGAGACCTACCCGTACCCCGTGAACGCGGCTTCCCTGAGCAGCTAG
- a CDS encoding metalloregulator ArsR/SmtB family transcription factor: MTTAIDDQLWSAIGDPIRRQVLDILVAEGTATSTSLSERLPVTRQAVAKHLAVLDRAGLVHAEVAGREKHYRIDDAQFARAVAQLNAVGKTWDARMGRIKKLAESIEQKSKHSRGGVVGSG, encoded by the coding sequence ATGACCACCGCCATCGACGACCAGCTCTGGTCCGCCATCGGCGACCCGATCCGCCGCCAGGTGCTCGACATCCTCGTGGCCGAGGGGACCGCGACCTCCACGAGCCTGAGTGAGCGACTTCCCGTGACCAGGCAGGCCGTGGCCAAGCACCTCGCTGTCCTCGACCGTGCTGGTCTCGTGCACGCGGAGGTAGCGGGGAGAGAGAAGCACTATCGGATCGACGACGCGCAGTTCGCCCGGGCCGTCGCCCAGCTCAATGCCGTCGGCAAGACCTGGGATGCGCGCATGGGTCGGATCAAGAAGCTGGCCGAGTCCATCGAGCAGAAGAGCAAGCACTCCCGGGGCGGAGTGGTTGGCAGCGGGTGA
- a CDS encoding DNA topoisomerase IB: MTRLRTVAPQDRGWTRRRAGKGFTYVDDAGKRLPQPDVERIRSLAIPPAWQDVWICSVPNGHIQAVGTDDAGRRQYLYHPDWRAKRDALKFDRILEAAAQLPAVRRRVTRDLNLDGMPLERAAAVAVRLLDLGYFRIGNDVYTDANGSFGLTTLERQHVRKVREGLQFSFTGKSSVEQQVTIRDLDVAEAITEMRRRRSQSKRVLAYRTASGWSDLASSDVNAYLAEVFDAEVTAKDFRTWHATVHAAAALATSPEPGDTKTSRRRAVKDAVQQVADYLGNTPTIAKNSYVDPRVLDRYDRGETISIPKATSRDPMKRQEKIEKAVRTLLN; this comes from the coding sequence GGACCGCGGCTGGACGCGGCGGCGAGCCGGCAAGGGCTTCACCTATGTCGATGACGCGGGCAAGCGACTGCCCCAGCCCGACGTCGAGCGGATCCGCTCCCTCGCCATCCCGCCTGCCTGGCAGGACGTGTGGATCTGCTCCGTGCCCAATGGCCACATCCAGGCCGTCGGCACCGATGACGCCGGTCGGCGGCAGTACCTCTATCACCCCGACTGGCGCGCCAAGCGGGACGCGCTGAAGTTCGACCGCATCCTCGAGGCGGCCGCCCAGCTCCCGGCTGTCCGCCGCCGCGTCACCCGTGATCTCAACCTCGACGGCATGCCGCTCGAGCGGGCCGCCGCAGTCGCCGTGCGCCTGCTGGATCTTGGCTACTTCCGCATCGGCAACGACGTCTACACCGATGCCAACGGGTCGTTCGGCCTCACGACCCTGGAGCGCCAGCACGTCCGCAAGGTCCGCGAAGGACTGCAGTTCTCTTTCACCGGCAAGAGCAGCGTCGAACAGCAGGTGACGATCCGGGACCTGGACGTCGCCGAGGCCATCACCGAGATGCGCCGACGCCGTAGCCAGTCCAAGCGAGTCCTGGCCTATCGCACGGCCTCCGGTTGGTCCGACCTCGCCTCCTCCGACGTCAACGCCTATCTCGCGGAGGTCTTCGACGCCGAGGTCACCGCCAAGGACTTCCGCACCTGGCACGCGACCGTCCACGCCGCAGCCGCGCTGGCGACCTCACCGGAGCCGGGTGACACCAAGACTTCGAGGCGTCGTGCGGTCAAGGATGCGGTCCAGCAGGTGGCCGACTATCTCGGCAACACCCCGACGATCGCCAAGAACTCCTACGTGGACCCGCGCGTCCTCGACCGCTACGACCGGGGCGAGACGATCTCGATCCCCAAGGCCACGAGCCGCGACCCGATGAAGCGACAGGAGAAGATCGAGAAGGCCGTCCGCACCCTGCTCAACTGA
- a CDS encoding MOSC N-terminal beta barrel domain-containing protein, which yields MTRRLRVQRLGLALIKGTRHTDRDEIELDPHGPVGDRTFCLVDGATQRVLRTVENPSLVQLVAQDLGDRLAVTTPNGHTTEATTQDAADGIQVADYWGRGARIRLQDSELSAAISQHLGREVVLARAERGDVVYADPISMVTTGALHRLSEAITASGYAGPPALDVRFRATVTVDADEDPAPGTRVQLGSAIVEVGEPLERCAVIDLDPNTGERVLPRLLEHVRSDDGLLFGVGARVVRPGRVTRLLSD from the coding sequence GTGACACGACGTCTGCGTGTCCAGCGGCTCGGCCTCGCCCTGATCAAGGGCACCCGCCACACGGACCGCGACGAGATCGAGCTCGACCCGCATGGCCCCGTCGGCGACCGCACCTTCTGCCTCGTCGACGGGGCCACGCAACGTGTGCTGCGCACGGTCGAGAACCCGTCCCTGGTCCAGCTCGTCGCCCAGGACCTCGGTGACCGGCTGGCCGTGACGACCCCGAACGGGCACACGACGGAGGCGACGACGCAAGATGCCGCGGACGGCATACAGGTCGCTGACTATTGGGGACGAGGCGCGCGAATTCGCCTGCAGGACAGCGAACTCAGCGCGGCCATCTCTCAGCACCTCGGACGCGAGGTGGTATTGGCGCGTGCAGAGCGCGGTGACGTCGTCTATGCCGACCCGATCTCCATGGTCACCACAGGTGCATTGCACCGCCTCTCCGAGGCGATCACAGCCAGCGGGTATGCCGGCCCGCCGGCTCTCGATGTCCGCTTCCGGGCCACTGTCACGGTGGATGCAGACGAGGATCCGGCGCCAGGCACGCGCGTGCAGCTCGGGTCGGCGATCGTGGAGGTGGGCGAGCCGCTGGAGCGCTGCGCCGTGATCGACCTGGATCCAAACACGGGCGAGCGAGTGCTCCCGAGGCTGCTCGAGCACGTGCGGAGTGATGACGGACTGCTCTTCGGCGTCGGCGCGCGCGTCGTCCGCCCCGGTCGCGTGACTCGGTTGCTCTCTGACTGA
- a CDS encoding OsmC family peroxiredoxin, which yields MAGTTRTATNHWEGDLFTGSGQVTLESSGLGTFDANWPSRAEAANGKTSPEELIAAAHSSCFNMAFSNGLATAGTPPTTLDTTAAVTFVPGTGITGIALKVVGAVPDMSAEDFQAAAEDAKANCPVSQALKAVPITLEATLSE from the coding sequence ATGGCAGGAACAACCCGCACCGCGACGAACCACTGGGAAGGCGACCTCTTCACCGGAAGCGGACAGGTCACGCTCGAGTCCTCCGGCCTGGGCACGTTCGACGCCAACTGGCCGTCCCGCGCCGAGGCGGCGAACGGCAAGACGAGCCCCGAGGAGCTCATCGCCGCGGCGCACTCGTCCTGCTTCAACATGGCGTTCTCCAACGGTCTGGCCACGGCCGGCACCCCGCCGACGACGCTCGACACGACCGCAGCGGTGACGTTCGTGCCCGGCACCGGCATCACCGGGATCGCCCTCAAGGTCGTGGGCGCCGTGCCCGACATGTCCGCCGAGGACTTCCAGGCCGCTGCCGAGGACGCCAAGGCCAACTGCCCGGTGAGCCAGGCCCTCAAGGCCGTCCCCATCACCCTCGAGGCCACCCTCTCCGAGTGA
- a CDS encoding VOC family protein, with product MTARPCFHLAIPVDDIAAARAFYGGILGLSEGRSAEQWIDWNFFGHQVVTHEVPVHPGPAGHNHVDSHEVPVPHFGAVLSIDDFHALSEKMKTAGSTFVIEPYLRFEGQPGEQWTMFFLDPAGNAMEFKAFADESQIFAK from the coding sequence GTGACCGCTCGCCCGTGTTTCCACCTCGCCATCCCCGTCGACGACATCGCCGCAGCGCGGGCGTTCTATGGCGGCATCCTCGGCTTGTCCGAGGGTCGCTCGGCCGAGCAGTGGATCGACTGGAACTTCTTTGGACACCAGGTCGTGACCCACGAGGTGCCGGTCCACCCCGGCCCGGCCGGCCACAACCACGTCGACTCGCACGAGGTGCCGGTGCCCCACTTCGGCGCCGTGCTCTCGATCGACGACTTCCACGCACTGTCCGAGAAGATGAAGACCGCAGGGTCCACGTTCGTGATCGAGCCCTATCTGCGGTTCGAGGGTCAGCCCGGCGAGCAGTGGACGATGTTCTTCCTCGACCCTGCCGGCAACGCGATGGAGTTCAAGGCCTTCGCCGACGAGTCACAGATCTTCGCGAAGTAG